The following nucleotide sequence is from Anopheles stephensi strain Indian chromosome 3, UCI_ANSTEP_V1.0, whole genome shotgun sequence.
AAATCAGCCAGAAGGTGGAGCGACGTTACGCGGCAAGAGTTGGAACCAGGTTTCGGGAGCGGACGATTGGCGATTACAAGTGCGCCGCCTGATCCGATTGTGCCAGCGTAGCGGGTGTTTTGGTGACGCAGAagcaaaattttcatttttcagcCCCCCGAAACAACCTCCCCTTCcaccgaaaataaaaaaaaaaccgaagacCGACACACAAATTTGCCAACTTATCGCTCGCTGGGAGCTAGAATGCGGGCGAGAGATATGCGGGGTGAGGGAAGAGAAGGGTACTGGGGAGTGGAGGGGAGTGTGCAATGCGCGCGCGATTTTGATGTAATCGATGAGTGCCGGTGCGCAAACACATTCGCGTTGTGGCCGCCGGACGAAGCGGTTCAGATTTTGGGGCGATTTTGGTTTTTCGCACGCGGGAGAAACAACCAGTCCAGGTGACAACAGTCGGCGATCAGTTCTTAGTGTGACGTGGTTATCCAGTTAGCTGAAGAAGGATCGAGCCATCAGTAGTTGTTCAAAGTTGTGCTCCAGCCGTAGttcagggggaaaaaagcagaaTGAAGACGATAGCACAGCCCCCGTTCGACATCGTGACCGAGCCGGCGAGCGAAGAACTGCTGGAAGTGTCCAGGCGCGAGCTGCGCGAAACGCCCGAGGTGCGTGAGCAGGCGATCAAGCAGTTGCGCGAACTGCTGCACAATGCCACCGACCTGAACTATGCGGACGATGACGACTTCCTGCTGATCTTTCTGCGCCCGTGCCACTTCTATCCGGACAGTGCGCTCAAAATGGTAAGTTCGCGTGTCAGCaggtgtttttggttttggtagtGTTGTCAAGCTTACCGGGTCGCAAGTCCCAACCAACCCTAGCTGCTGTAACCTGATCCTGCCCGTTGTACATTAGTGCACGATAATCAGTTTTGGTTCTCGCTCGGACCGGATACTTTTGGACACCTTGAAGCGTCTCGACAACCCAAAACTTGTACTTCTCACTTGTAATGGCAAAACGGTCCGATAAGGTGTCCGAGTGTTTTGACCGAAAACGGGTGGCTCTTGATAAGACTTCCCGTTGATTAAAAGGAAAGGATGGTACAGAGCAGGTTATCGTAGGGATGGATGCATTTTCTTATCGAATCGTATGACCACAGAtgagggggagaaaaaaaaccctcaataATGGGTGTATTGTGTCCACAGATGCGAAGAATAGCTGACTTCAAGAAGAACAACTACCCGCTCATGCACAACCTCACGCCCGAGGACGAGAAGCTCTCCTTTGTCGATCACAAGATCGTGAACGTGCTGACGAACCGGGACAAGAAGGGTCGCCGGATACTGATCGTGAGCTGCGGTGCCGTCTGGGACCCGAAGGCAGTCACGGCCGAGAAACTGTTCCGGATGTTCTATCTGGTGCATCTGGTAGCGCAGCTTGAACCGGCCACCCAGATTAACGGAGTCGTCATCGTGATGGATTTTGAGGGACTCGGACTGAAGCAGGTGCGCGGACTATCGCCGTCGTTTTCGAAGCTGCTGCTCACCTTCCTGCAGGAAGCTGTCCCGTTGCGGATGAAAGAGTTCCACATCCTCAAGCAGCCGTACATCTTCAACATGGTGTGGACACTGTTCAAACCGTTCATCGGCGATAAGCTTAAGAAGCGGGTAAGTAGACATCTCCGTGGTGAATTGAATTGTTATAGCTAATCGAGAACCCTTCCCACACAGCTCTACTTCCACGGCAATGACATGAAAAAGCTCCACATGCACATCGACCCGGCAGATCTACCGAAGAACTATGGCGGCACTCGACCGGCCCTCGACTACGGTTCCCGCGAGTGGTATCCCTGCATCGAGAAGTACACCGAACACTTCCACCGATGGAACCACTACGGTTATGCGGCAGGTCCTTGAGCGTGGCGTCCAACCACCCTCTCCTTCTTCTCCCCCTCCTCCTGCACCGTCGTCTGCAGGCCATCGCATTCCAAAGAGAGGCCAAAAACTACTTACCCACAACCAATCAAGCGGAAGCATTAAGCAACGGATGGTGCGAAGTTCGATCATTATTGGCTGCAGGGCGATAAGCAATCGGCGTAGCAATGACGTCGCGACAAAAAGACCGGACCGAAATACGCGGACGCGCTCGCCCTGCGATGTGATAAgcttccgtttttgtttttttcgattACGGGCGGGTTGAAGGACGCAAAACAAACAGTCGCcatttcttgttttctttataTATAAGCGCTGTAAGAGTACACATGGGATCAAAACGGGACACTATTAGTGATTAGGAagtgtgaacaaaaaaaaaagcaacccgcCATTACCAACCGCAAGAGTGAGCCCCTTCGTGTGGGtttagaaagagagagagatagatggATTAGCTGCTCACGCACTCGTTCTTGTAATAGCTTTTGGAATGGTATTTATAgtaataaaagtaaataaattgtcATCGATCATAGAGGCATGAGGTTTTGATTTCTCTTATCGGGGGCAGGATTAGCGGATGGATCAATGTCGAATTCCAGCCGGATTATGGAACCGTGCGTGGCACAATGACGGTATCCGATTCGATACGGGGTTTTCCTGGTTCACCGATAAGGTGCGAGCGTGTGATACGTGTGAATTTGTTACCGTTTGGACCTCCAACGAGCTATGGACCATGACTGATTACCTCTAATTATAATGATAAAGCGCACAGAACAAAtgctttttaatttcatttgtcGTTATTTTCAATTATGCCCAACGTTCGAGCACGAATTTGAAAGCGCCTGAATGCAGGCAATGCGCAAAGCACATATGAATGCAGAGCAGCTGGCAGGGTTGCTCGTAGCTGTATCGTGAGTTTTGTGGGTTATTTCttaataattaaattgaaataaaaatgtaaaactaCAAGTGTATCATATATTGAATAAGGAAGAACAACAAGGATTTGATAAActtctgatgatgatgacgataaacttctctttgttttttatctttaacaatttttaataggAACTGTAGACATAATTTTACTAGAACCATACTGAATTCATGATATACAAGAACATGATTctgttgtttgtgtgagttATTGTTTCAGCGCACAGAACTTCTCTTGCGGGATTTCGGTATGTACAGCTGGATGGTCAAATGAATAAGAGCACTTTTATATTCGATTTACAACTTATTGCCTTAGATACTTCTATTCGGTATAATCAACccaaaattttacaaaagtACCTTCGGAATCTAAGTTTAATATATCACATCAACATAACAAGCTCGTGTTGCGAGTTCTAttccttaaaaaaaagatgagTTATATTAATTGAAAACCCGACTTAATACCATCGCCTTAAAAAAGCTTCCTCAAATAACACTCACTCTTGTTCTACACTTGTATTCCAAGCAGTGTGGTCTTATTATTAGACCTTCTGCTGGGCACAAGTTGTGATTGTTGATTCTTGAAATAATAATACGGTACATCTCTACGCTGCAAGCTTGTATGATGTAACAACGATCGCGAATGATTTGTGCGAAAGATCAGCAACCACAGATGGGAGCTTATCAGTGTGTCATGCTTTACATAACTTCCAGCCAGTGGCTATACCATGCCATTCTATTTTCTCAATCCACTGCAAGCGAACGGAACGCCAATTTGTTTACTTTCCGAGCCATTAACCTGATCAGAAATGCCACAAAAACGTGACCCCTGCACCAAAGTGCAATCCTTTATTGACTTTATTCAAAGCAACTGGGGACATTGTTGAATATTCTGCtgcatttttttccccattctttccttttttctgttatgACTACGTCAACCTTTAGGCGGCATCCTTTCTCGGAGCGACACCCAGTCCAATCAAAGTCCAACTGGTATCAATTGCCTCCGTTCCTCGCTGTGACTTCCAGCATTGTCACACGAACCTCCAAATCGTCTCAACGCTCGGGGGCCTGATAAGACGACTCCGGGCCCGAGGCGTCCCCGTTTTATCAATCGCAAACTTCAGCAGCTCACTTCCTTTCAAGTGTTAACGGCCTTTTCGCTTGCTCGCCTGTGTTTGGATTATGTGAATCCAATCGATGCCTTGCACCGCCCCCCTCATTACATTACCCCTCTCTTCCCTCCCCCCCAGGGGGTTGGTGTCTACTGGACAGTTCATCGTCAGTTTATCACTCACGGCACCTTGCACAGAGGGGGATTGCCAGAGCCGGAGTGCTGATAGTGGCCGGCGACGACCTAAGAAAGACGCTGCCAAATGTAAACGCGTGGTAAGCACCGAAGCTAATCTAACGAAACGCCACGAATCGATGCGTCGGTAAGGGTATCAGTGTAAAGAACGCAGCCCGTAAACAACCGAACCATCATGGGCTGATAACGCTCGGGCCGCCTGGGACTGCAGAGAACGGGCCGTGGTCAGAAACGGTTTCGGAGTCGCGGGATCTAACAGGAGCGTCACAGTGTACTGATGATCATCGTAGTGGACGGAGTTGGCAAATGGGAAAGTTCGAGCTGGAAACGGCGCCTCCGAGCGCGGAGTTGTTGGAGATCGCCAAGCAGGAGCTCCGGGAGACCCCGGAAGTGCGGGCAGCGGCTGTGGAGGAGCTACGCAAACTGCTCGAAGCGGCCACCGATCTCTGCTACCCGAACGATGAAGACTTCCTGATCATCTTCCTTCGTCCGACAAAGTTCTACCCCGAAAGTGCGCTGAAGTTGGTAAGAAGCGGGGAGGTCGAAGAATTCACGACGGTCAAAGGATAACGATTCTAATGCCTCCGAATGTCCCGGTTGTAGATGCGCAACATTGCAGAGTTCAACAAGAACTACAAGGAAACGCTGTACAACCTGATGCCGAGCGATGTGCAGAACGTGTTCATCGagcacaacatcatcaacattCTGACCAACCGGGAACAGAGTGGGCGTCGTGTGATGATCGTGAACATGGGCGAACCCTGGGACCCGAAAGCCGTGTCCGAGGAGCACATCTTCCGCGTGCTGTACACGATCCACAAGCTGGCAATGCTGGAACCGGCCACCCAGATCAACGGTGTGGTGGTGATCTACGACTTCAAGGGGATGGGCATGAAGCACGTCAAATCGATGTCGCCGGGTGGTGCCAAGCGACTGCTGACCTTCATCCAGGAGGCGAGCCCGCTGCGTGTGAAGGGCATCCACTTCATCAACCAGCCTATGATTTTCAGCATGGTGTGGTCACTGTTCAAGCCGTTCGTGAAGGAGAAGCTGAACAAGCGTGTACGTACATGAGCCTACACATCTGCCGAACGAAGTCGAGACGGTAGAATCTGAAGTTCTGATTTTCTCCTCGTAGATGTTCTTCCACGGTGACAAAATGGCCAAGTTGCACGAGCACGTACACAAGGAGTTCCTGCCATCGAACTACGGCGGAACTCTGCCCGCGTTGGACTACGGTGGCAAGGAGTGGTACCCGGTGGCGGAACAGCATCTCGACTTCATCAAGAAATGGAACTCGTGTGGGTTTAAGTAACCCCGGGAAAGTTCGGGAGATCGAGGCTGAAGTTCGGAGGAACTGCCAGTTGCCAAAAATGCATCTTTATCATCACCACGCCACGGGTTTGCCTCATTGACCGTGACCACCAAGCCATCGGGTAGctaaagggagagagagagagacagagaggacACATTCGCTGTCTAACTCGTTATCAATCGGTCGTTGTATGACTCCAATAGACGTCAAacgtttctttccttttcactctttctatctctctctctctctctgtcgcaCTCTCCCATCGTTTTTCTGTTTCTATTTGTGCGCTTATCATTCATCTGCCGAACCAACAGTTccgagtgttttatttttagtgtCAACCATTTTCGATCCCTCAGGCACAATGGGATGCGTTACAGTTTCGGAGCGTCATGTGAAGCAGTTATGGAAAAGACTCGATTATTACACTCATGTTGCACTTGTTATCACAGTTTGTTACGAGTTCTGTGTGcataaataaacatacgcGTTTTTGAAAAGAATTCTTGGCGCTGAGTTGCTTACTTGGGTATTGAAGAtaatgtttcaattaatttaagaCCTTATATCTGGATCAGTTTAAAAATATCTGATGAGAGTTCTGATGTGACCAACCAAGCGAGGTAGCAACGCTCGCTATCTTCGACGACAGCATGGCAATAAACGTTAGCTTCTGTGTCAAACTCATTCCTCGCCGAGTTGTAAATCGATTCCAAGAGTCTCAAGAAAATCTCTCCCACAAAATACAAAAGCGCACTACGGGCTTAATCTTATCGGGACTTGATTGGGAAGGATTAAGGGCCACCCTCTCGAGCAAAGGTCATCGTCGATAAGCAACGCATTGTGTTCCTGACAGTGAAACAGCAAGAAAtgaatgtttgtgtttgttaaaaaaaagttttattttaaggatgaatttgaagaagaaaGTGTCACTTATTTAAATCCGCACGAGTTCCACTTGGTGATGAACTCGGTGAACTGCTCGGCCACCGGGTACCACTCCTTGCCACCGTAGTCTAGGGCCGGCAGAGTTCCACCGTAGTTC
It contains:
- the LOC118510811 gene encoding retinaldehyde-binding protein 1-like, encoding MGKFELETAPPSAELLEIAKQELRETPEVRAAAVEELRKLLEAATDLCYPNDEDFLIIFLRPTKFYPESALKLMRNIAEFNKNYKETLYNLMPSDVQNVFIEHNIINILTNREQSGRRVMIVNMGEPWDPKAVSEEHIFRVLYTIHKLAMLEPATQINGVVVIYDFKGMGMKHVKSMSPGGAKRLLTFIQEASPLRVKGIHFINQPMIFSMVWSLFKPFVKEKLNKRMFFHGDKMAKLHEHVHKEFLPSNYGGTLPALDYGGKEWYPVAEQHLDFIKKWNSCGFK
- the LOC118510806 gene encoding clavesin-1-like, encoding MKTIAQPPFDIVTEPASEELLEVSRRELRETPEVREQAIKQLRELLHNATDLNYADDDDFLLIFLRPCHFYPDSALKMMRRIADFKKNNYPLMHNLTPEDEKLSFVDHKIVNVLTNRDKKGRRILIVSCGAVWDPKAVTAEKLFRMFYLVHLVAQLEPATQINGVVIVMDFEGLGLKQVRGLSPSFSKLLLTFLQEAVPLRMKEFHILKQPYIFNMVWTLFKPFIGDKLKKRLYFHGNDMKKLHMHIDPADLPKNYGGTRPALDYGSREWYPCIEKYTEHFHRWNHYGYAAGP